A single Symbiobacterium thermophilum IAM 14863 DNA region contains:
- the pflB gene encoding formate C-acetyltransferase has protein sequence MTAWRGFRPGRWQRHIDTRDFIQQNYRPYEGDASFLSGPTQRTKALWEKVFAIFREEQAKRAPLKVDTQTPAGILSHRPGYVDRDLELIVGLQTDEPGKRTFYPAGGWRMVESSMKAYGYEADPQWKTIYTQYRKTHNQGVFDAYTPEMRAARSNHIITGLPDAYGRGRIIGDYRRVALYGIDRLIEEKEREKAATEPWVMDEPTIRLREELTEQINALHELKELGRWYGLDLGRPAENAREAIQWLYMGYLGAIREQNGAAMSIGRISTFLDIYIERDLESGLLTEAQAQELVDQLIIKLRQVAFLRTPEYNELFSGDPTWVTESIGGMGLDGRTLVTRTSFRFLQTLYNLGPAPEPNLTVLWSTRLPEGFKKFCAQVSIDTSAIQYENDDIMRPLWGDDYGIACCVSAMRIGKQRQFFGARANLAKCLLYAINGGVDEKSGQQVGPRLQPITSDVLDYEEVRARFSEMMDWLARLYINTLNIIHYMHDKYNYEWLEFALHDRDIYRTMACGIAGLSVVADSLSAIKHARVRPVRDERGIAVDFEIEGEYPAYGNNDDRVDSIAREVVEEFTARLRKNKAYRDADITLSVLTITSNVVYGKHTGTTPDGRKAGVPLAPGANPMHGRDRKGAIASLTSVAKIPYEAAKDGISNTFSIVPKALGRTREDQRRNLVAILDAYTSQGAHHLNVNCLSRETLLDAMEHPELYPQLTVRVSGYAVNFVKLTREQQLDVISRTFHQSL, from the coding sequence ATGACCGCGTGGCGTGGATTCCGTCCCGGCCGCTGGCAGCGGCATATCGATACCCGCGACTTCATCCAGCAGAACTACCGCCCTTATGAGGGCGATGCTTCCTTCCTCAGCGGCCCGACCCAACGGACCAAGGCCCTATGGGAGAAGGTGTTCGCCATCTTCAGGGAGGAGCAGGCCAAGCGGGCTCCGCTGAAGGTGGACACCCAGACTCCCGCTGGGATCCTGTCGCACAGGCCGGGGTACGTGGACCGGGACCTGGAGCTGATCGTCGGCCTGCAGACCGACGAGCCCGGCAAGCGGACGTTCTACCCTGCCGGCGGCTGGCGCATGGTCGAGTCCTCGATGAAGGCCTACGGCTACGAGGCCGACCCCCAGTGGAAGACCATCTACACCCAGTACCGCAAGACCCACAACCAGGGCGTGTTTGACGCGTACACCCCCGAGATGCGCGCCGCCCGCTCCAACCACATCATCACCGGCCTGCCCGACGCCTACGGCCGCGGCCGCATCATCGGCGACTACCGCCGGGTGGCGCTTTACGGCATCGACCGGCTCATCGAAGAGAAGGAGCGGGAGAAGGCCGCCACCGAGCCCTGGGTCATGGATGAACCCACCATCCGGCTCCGGGAGGAGCTGACGGAGCAGATCAACGCGCTGCACGAGTTGAAGGAGCTGGGCCGCTGGTACGGCCTGGACCTCGGCCGCCCCGCGGAGAACGCCCGGGAGGCGATCCAGTGGCTCTACATGGGCTACCTGGGCGCGATCCGGGAACAGAACGGCGCCGCCATGTCCATCGGCCGGATCTCCACCTTCCTCGACATCTACATCGAGCGGGACCTGGAGTCGGGCCTCCTTACCGAGGCGCAGGCCCAGGAGCTGGTGGACCAGCTCATCATCAAGCTGCGCCAGGTCGCCTTCCTGCGCACGCCGGAGTACAACGAGCTCTTCAGCGGGGATCCCACCTGGGTGACCGAGTCCATCGGCGGCATGGGGCTGGACGGCCGCACCCTGGTCACCCGGACCTCGTTCCGGTTCCTGCAGACGCTCTACAACCTGGGCCCGGCGCCGGAGCCCAACCTGACGGTGCTCTGGTCCACCCGGTTGCCCGAGGGGTTCAAGAAGTTCTGCGCGCAGGTCTCCATCGACACGTCGGCGATCCAGTACGAGAACGACGACATCATGCGGCCGCTGTGGGGCGACGACTACGGCATCGCCTGCTGCGTCTCGGCCATGCGGATCGGCAAGCAGAGGCAGTTCTTCGGCGCCCGGGCCAACCTGGCCAAGTGCCTGCTCTACGCCATTAACGGCGGCGTCGACGAGAAGTCGGGCCAGCAGGTGGGCCCCCGGCTGCAGCCCATCACCAGCGACGTGCTCGACTACGAGGAAGTGCGGGCCCGCTTCAGCGAGATGATGGACTGGCTGGCGCGGCTGTACATCAACACGCTCAACATCATCCACTACATGCACGACAAGTACAACTACGAGTGGCTGGAGTTCGCCCTGCACGACCGTGACATCTACCGCACCATGGCCTGCGGCATCGCGGGGCTCTCGGTGGTGGCGGACTCCCTCTCGGCGATCAAGCACGCCAGGGTCCGGCCCGTGCGCGACGAGCGGGGCATCGCGGTGGACTTCGAGATCGAGGGCGAGTACCCGGCCTATGGCAACAACGACGACCGGGTGGACTCCATCGCCCGCGAGGTGGTGGAAGAGTTCACCGCGCGGCTGCGGAAGAACAAGGCCTACCGGGATGCCGATATCACCCTGTCCGTGCTGACGATCACCTCCAACGTGGTGTACGGCAAGCACACCGGCACCACCCCGGACGGCCGGAAGGCCGGCGTGCCTCTGGCTCCCGGCGCCAACCCCATGCACGGGCGCGACCGGAAGGGGGCGATCGCCTCGCTCACCTCCGTGGCCAAGATCCCCTATGAGGCGGCCAAGGACGGCATCTCCAACACCTTCTCCATCGTGCCGAAGGCTCTGGGCCGGACCCGGGAGGATCAGCGGCGCAATCTGGTGGCCATCCTGGACGCCTACACCAGCCAGGGCGCGCACCACCTGAACGTCAACTGCCTCAGCCGTGAGACCCTGCTGGATGCCATGGAGCATCCGGAGCTCTACCCGCAGCTCACCGTCCGGGTCTCGGGCTACGCCGTGAACTTCGTGAAGCTGACGCGCGAGCAGCAGCTCGACGTGATCAGCCGCACGTTCCACCAGAGTCTGTGA
- the fabZ gene encoding 3-hydroxyacyl-ACP dehydratase FabZ — translation MDIKQIMEIIPHRHPFLLIDRVLELEPGRRVVAVKNVSMNEPVFQGHYPGNPIFPGVLILEAMAQAGAVAVLSQPEFAGKVPLFAGIDDARFRRPVLPGDQLRLEVEMVAMRRGLGVGKGMAYVGDELKAEATLKFALVDAATPEPAR, via the coding sequence CTGGACATCAAGCAGATCATGGAGATCATCCCGCACCGCCACCCGTTCCTGCTGATCGACCGGGTGCTGGAACTGGAGCCGGGCAGGCGGGTGGTGGCGGTGAAGAACGTGTCGATGAACGAGCCGGTCTTTCAGGGGCATTACCCCGGCAACCCGATCTTTCCCGGCGTGCTGATCCTGGAGGCCATGGCGCAGGCGGGGGCGGTGGCCGTGCTCTCGCAGCCCGAGTTCGCCGGCAAGGTGCCGCTTTTCGCCGGGATCGACGACGCGCGCTTCCGCCGTCCGGTGCTGCCCGGCGACCAGCTGCGCCTCGAGGTGGAGATGGTCGCGATGCGGCGCGGGCTCGGCGTCGGCAAGGGGATGGCCTACGTGGGCGACGAGCTGAAGGCGGAGGCCACGCTGAAGTTCGCCCTCGTCGACGCGGCCACGCCGGAACCGGCCCGGTAG
- the metK gene encoding methionine adenosyltransferase, with product MTEQKGRYLFTSESVTEGHPDKMADQISDAVLDAILALDPRARVACETLLTTGLVVVTGEITTHAYVDIPNLVRDVVRDIGYTRAKYGFDGSTCGVMTAIDPQSPDIAQGVDVAIEVRGEVNEKELEIGAGDQGMMFGFACDETPELMPLPISLAHRLARRLAQVRKNGTLPYLRPDGKTQVTIEYEDGRPKRIDTIVISAQHDPDTTQEQIRKDVIDYVILDVVDRNLIDDRTRYFINPTGRFVVGGPQGDTGLTGRKIIVDTYGGYARHGGGAFSGKDPTKVDRSGAYAARWVAKNIVAAGLARKCEVQVAYAIGVAHPVSILVTTFGTGKLPDERLAQLVRETFDLRPGAIIRDLDLRRPIYRQVAAYGHFGRPDLDLPWERTDKVDLLREKAGI from the coding sequence ATGACTGAGCAGAAGGGGCGGTACCTCTTCACGTCGGAGTCCGTCACCGAGGGACACCCGGACAAGATGGCCGATCAGATTTCCGACGCGGTGCTGGACGCCATCCTGGCGCTCGACCCCCGGGCCCGCGTCGCGTGCGAGACCCTGCTGACCACCGGCCTGGTGGTCGTTACCGGTGAGATCACCACCCACGCGTACGTGGACATCCCCAACCTCGTGCGCGACGTGGTGCGCGACATCGGCTACACCCGTGCCAAGTACGGCTTCGACGGCTCGACCTGCGGCGTGATGACGGCCATCGACCCGCAGTCCCCGGACATCGCCCAGGGCGTGGACGTGGCCATCGAGGTGCGGGGAGAGGTGAATGAGAAGGAGCTGGAGATCGGCGCCGGCGACCAGGGCATGATGTTCGGCTTCGCCTGCGACGAGACGCCCGAGCTGATGCCGCTGCCCATCAGCCTGGCCCACCGGCTCGCCCGGCGGCTGGCCCAGGTGCGCAAGAACGGGACGCTGCCGTACCTCAGGCCCGACGGCAAGACGCAGGTGACCATCGAGTACGAGGACGGCCGCCCGAAGCGCATCGACACCATCGTCATCTCGGCGCAGCACGACCCGGACACCACGCAGGAGCAGATCCGCAAGGACGTCATCGACTACGTCATCCTCGACGTGGTGGACCGCAACCTGATCGACGATCGGACCCGCTACTTCATCAACCCGACCGGCCGCTTCGTGGTCGGCGGCCCGCAGGGCGACACGGGCCTCACCGGCCGCAAGATCATCGTGGACACCTACGGCGGCTACGCCCGCCACGGCGGCGGCGCCTTCTCGGGCAAGGATCCGACCAAGGTCGACCGGTCCGGCGCCTACGCGGCCCGCTGGGTGGCCAAGAACATCGTGGCGGCGGGGCTGGCCCGCAAGTGCGAGGTGCAGGTGGCCTACGCCATCGGCGTCGCCCACCCCGTCTCGATCCTGGTGACCACCTTCGGCACGGGCAAGCTGCCCGACGAGCGGCTGGCACAGCTGGTGCGGGAGACGTTCGACCTGCGGCCGGGCGCGATCATCCGGGACCTGGACCTGCGCCGGCCCATCTACCGGCAGGTGGCGGCCTACGGCCATTTCGGCCGCCCGGATCTCGACCTGCCGTGGGAGCGGACCGACAAGGTGGACCTCCTCCGGGAGAAGGCCGGCATCTAA
- a CDS encoding glycosyltransferase, with product MREGPFFWGLLALAAYGLVSAVARAAELIGRLRPSGDPADEPAACVVLVRDQADRIEGALDRIARAADGELVLVDLGSRDETAAILNRLACRYGHALVLQLGHLTRQEAIARAVAATTAPRVVIVDLEGHLEKEG from the coding sequence GTGCGGGAAGGACCGTTCTTCTGGGGGCTGCTGGCCCTGGCGGCGTATGGCCTGGTGAGCGCCGTGGCCCGCGCGGCGGAGCTGATCGGGAGGCTGCGCCCGAGCGGGGACCCGGCGGATGAGCCGGCGGCCTGCGTGGTGCTGGTGCGGGACCAGGCGGACCGGATCGAGGGTGCGCTGGACCGAATCGCCCGCGCTGCCGACGGCGAGCTGGTGCTCGTGGACCTGGGCTCCCGGGACGAGACGGCCGCCATCCTGAACCGGCTGGCCTGCCGGTACGGGCATGCGCTGGTGCTGCAGCTGGGCCACCTGACCCGCCAGGAGGCCATCGCCCGGGCCGTGGCCGCCACGACGGCTCCCAGGGTCGTGATCGTGGATCTGGAGGGCCATCTGGAAAAAGAAGGATGA
- a CDS encoding ComF family protein: MLRTILEGLVTLLWPQRTTCITCDGPLPAPLPPLATVAETVPVCADCWAAMPFTLDMRLCINCSRPLRGGWGLCAECVITPSYGRVWALGLHRGVLRAAVHHVKFSGRQALGEALGRYLAQMVEDLPDVIVPIPLHPIRERERGYNQAECIARGLAAELGVPVAADDLVRVRATGQQALRDRHARWRNLARAFGVRTGREPAWAGRHALLVDDVLTTGATASAAADVLWATGARAVNLAVVAVSDKPIPAA, encoded by the coding sequence TTGTTGCGCACGATCCTCGAAGGTCTGGTGACCCTCCTGTGGCCGCAGCGGACCACCTGCATCACCTGCGACGGTCCGCTTCCGGCGCCGCTGCCGCCGCTGGCGACGGTAGCCGAGACCGTGCCGGTCTGCGCGGACTGCTGGGCGGCCATGCCCTTCACCCTCGACATGCGGCTCTGCATCAACTGCAGCCGCCCGCTCCGGGGCGGCTGGGGGCTGTGCGCGGAGTGCGTCATCACGCCGTCCTACGGCCGGGTCTGGGCCCTGGGACTGCACCGGGGCGTGCTGCGCGCGGCCGTCCACCACGTGAAGTTCAGCGGCCGGCAGGCCCTGGGCGAGGCCCTGGGGCGGTACCTGGCGCAGATGGTCGAGGATCTGCCGGACGTGATCGTGCCCATCCCGCTGCACCCCATACGGGAGCGGGAGCGGGGGTACAACCAGGCGGAGTGCATCGCCCGGGGGCTCGCGGCGGAGCTGGGCGTGCCGGTCGCCGCGGACGACCTGGTGCGGGTGCGCGCCACCGGGCAGCAGGCCCTCCGCGACCGGCACGCCCGGTGGCGGAACCTGGCCCGCGCCTTTGGTGTGCGGACGGGGCGCGAGCCCGCCTGGGCGGGCCGTCACGCCCTGCTGGTGGACGACGTGCTCACCACCGGCGCGACGGCGTCCGCCGCGGCGGACGTCCTCTGGGCCACCGGCGCCCGGGCGGTAAATCTGGCGGTCGTCGCCGTGTCCGACAAGCCGATCCCGGCCGCCTAA
- the csrA gene encoding carbon storage regulator CsrA, translating into MLVLTRRVEESILIGDDIEIKILQVRGAGAQAVVRLGIVAPKSVTILRKEIYDEVVDANRQAAQAAAPLPPDLLRALGGAAPGPDPEEGPGGEQPG; encoded by the coding sequence ATGCTCGTACTCACCCGACGAGTGGAAGAGTCCATCCTGATCGGCGACGACATCGAGATCAAGATCCTGCAGGTACGCGGCGCCGGGGCCCAGGCCGTGGTTCGGCTGGGCATCGTCGCCCCCAAGTCCGTCACCATCCTGCGCAAGGAGATCTACGACGAGGTGGTGGACGCGAACCGGCAGGCCGCCCAGGCCGCGGCGCCGCTGCCGCCGGACCTGCTCCGGGCTCTGGGCGGCGCCGCGCCGGGCCCGGATCCGGAGGAGGGACCCGGCGGCGAACAGCCCGGTTAG
- a CDS encoding flagellar assembly protein FliW: MDNVFEFPAGLYGFPDLKRFVVVDVPGAGDVVKQLVSTEDPNVGFTLVFPFAFFPRYSPDIPEEELVAVGAESAEQVLLYAIASVPEDFRKATANLRAPVLFNPFTRKGRQVILGDDRYGIREPLFQGADRIPAEEGR; the protein is encoded by the coding sequence ATGGACAACGTCTTCGAGTTTCCGGCGGGGCTTTACGGCTTCCCCGACCTCAAGCGCTTCGTGGTTGTGGACGTTCCCGGCGCCGGCGACGTGGTCAAGCAGCTGGTGTCGACCGAAGATCCCAACGTGGGCTTTACGCTGGTGTTCCCCTTTGCGTTCTTCCCCCGGTACAGCCCGGACATCCCGGAGGAGGAGCTGGTCGCCGTGGGTGCGGAGAGCGCCGAACAGGTGCTGCTCTACGCCATCGCCAGCGTGCCGGAGGACTTCCGGAAGGCGACGGCCAACCTGCGGGCGCCGGTGCTTTTCAACCCGTTCACCCGCAAGGGCCGCCAGGTGATCCTGGGCGACGACCGGTACGGTATCCGCGAGCCGCTTTTCCAGGGGGCCGACCGAATCCCGGCAGAGGAGGGCCGCTGA
- the hpf gene encoding ribosome hibernation-promoting factor, HPF/YfiA family, with the protein MQVAVRGKNIEITKALREYVEKKLGKIEKFVDHPIKAQANLYVERGRHIIEVTADLNGWILRGEEATGDMYASIDLVADKLEKQVQRYRARLRRRGGAGASPEAAVAGAEDQGVDAELDGKVVKVKRFPVKPVTVDEAILQMDLLSHDFFVFVNSDTGKVNVLYRRHDGDYGLLVPEY; encoded by the coding sequence ATGCAGGTTGCGGTACGCGGTAAGAACATCGAGATCACCAAGGCGCTTCGCGAGTACGTCGAGAAGAAGCTTGGCAAGATCGAGAAGTTCGTCGACCATCCGATCAAGGCGCAGGCCAACCTCTATGTGGAGCGCGGACGGCACATCATCGAAGTTACCGCAGACTTGAACGGGTGGATCCTGCGGGGCGAGGAGGCCACGGGCGACATGTATGCCTCCATCGATCTCGTGGCCGACAAGCTGGAGAAGCAGGTCCAGCGGTACCGTGCCCGGCTCCGCCGGCGAGGTGGCGCAGGGGCCTCGCCCGAGGCCGCCGTCGCCGGCGCCGAGGACCAGGGCGTGGATGCCGAGCTGGACGGCAAGGTGGTCAAGGTCAAGCGGTTCCCCGTCAAACCCGTTACCGTGGACGAGGCAATCCTGCAGATGGACCTGCTCTCGCACGACTTCTTCGTCTTCGTCAACAGCGACACGGGCAAGGTGAATGTGCTCTATCGCCGCCACGACGGCGACTACGGTCTGTTGGTGCCGGAATACTAA